Proteins encoded within one genomic window of Polaribacter sp. NJDZ03:
- a CDS encoding DUF6503 family protein — MKNFLCFILFFNSVVSFSQELTGNELLEKSIQFHDPNNNWATFNGELSVIMEIPKKSPRKSVIKINLPEEYFYVKAIRDTITTEYTVKKTTSSFTFNGDSNPSEETRKKFNLNAERANMYKNYYTYLYGLPMKLKDEGTIIDKKVAQKIFKGKDYLVLKATYNKEVGKDTWYFYFDPETYAMEVYQFFKDTKNSGEYILLSGLETINGVKMPKNRAWYYNKDNGYLGTDILSSQK; from the coding sequence ATGAAAAACTTTCTTTGCTTTATCCTCTTTTTTAACTCTGTAGTTTCTTTTTCTCAAGAATTAACTGGTAATGAATTGTTAGAAAAATCAATTCAGTTTCATGACCCAAATAATAATTGGGCTACTTTTAATGGTGAATTATCTGTTATTATGGAAATTCCTAAGAAGTCTCCAAGAAAAAGTGTTATCAAAATTAATTTACCCGAAGAATATTTTTATGTAAAGGCAATTAGAGATACGATTACTACTGAATATACGGTAAAAAAAACCACTTCTAGCTTTACTTTTAATGGTGATAGCAATCCATCCGAAGAAACTAGAAAGAAATTTAATTTGAATGCCGAACGCGCAAACATGTATAAAAACTATTATACCTATTTGTATGGTTTACCTATGAAATTGAAAGATGAAGGAACAATTATTGATAAAAAAGTAGCACAAAAAATATTTAAAGGAAAAGACTATTTGGTTTTAAAAGCTACCTACAATAAAGAAGTTGGTAAAGATACTTGGTACTTTTACTTTGATCCAGAAACATATGCTATGGAAGTGTATCAGTTTTTTAAAGACACAAAAAATAGCGGAGAATACATTTTACTTTCTGGTTTAGAAACTATAAATGGAGTGAAAATGCCAAAAAATAGAGCTTGGTACTATAATAAAGATAATGGTTATTTAGGAACCGATATTTTATCTTCACAAAAATAA